From Streptomyces sp. GSL17-111, one genomic window encodes:
- a CDS encoding DUF4262 domain-containing protein, producing MTDDPFQCRCVLCHDYGDRDEADSMDLTVIEHTQRHGWHVVMVPEDEIGPGFAYTVGLAHTYGGPELAMFGTDVHAMHRMLNTLGEKTAAGEVVADGQSHPDVVHGYRVAFRQVDRSWYRTFFGQAIAFYRRPPLPVLQVAWPDAEGRFHWDEQAGERHRDSQPQLWFPSRDHPVGIWTADL from the coding sequence ATGACTGATGATCCGTTCCAGTGCCGGTGTGTCCTCTGCCATGACTACGGCGACCGGGACGAAGCGGACAGCATGGATCTGACGGTCATCGAGCACACGCAGCGGCACGGATGGCACGTCGTGATGGTTCCCGAAGACGAGATCGGTCCTGGATTCGCCTACACGGTCGGCCTCGCGCACACCTACGGCGGACCTGAACTCGCCATGTTCGGGACCGATGTCCACGCCATGCACCGCATGCTCAACACGCTCGGAGAGAAGACCGCAGCGGGCGAAGTGGTGGCGGACGGCCAGAGCCATCCTGATGTTGTCCACGGGTATCGAGTCGCCTTCAGGCAGGTCGATCGCAGCTGGTACAGGACCTTCTTCGGACAGGCCATTGCCTTCTACCGACGGCCTCCCCTCCCTGTGCTGCAAGTCGCGTGGCCTGATGCCGAGGGCCGTTTCCACTGGGATGAGCAGGCTGGCGAGAGGCATCGCGACTCACAGCCTCAGTTGTGGTTCCCTTCGCGTGACCATCCTGTCGGGATCTGGACGGCCGATCTCTGA
- a CDS encoding GNAT family N-acetyltransferase, whose product MGIAAAARRVSVRPYDDAADREAVLSLIAADRLVGQPVGTSGMLTEALAGRSAVDAGWWAELDPPVTDLAQDAAGQVLGVVSYATRASDGAGLILWLHCCEDHGVAQALVAHVLGRLGSRTVFAFEFASALTAGLEGLPVRHRAATQAALEEAGFAGRDLWRYMHRPLPAADLPRAAQVHVRDCEELPGKQVEIREGGEVLAQATIGRPEAGIGVLWWISVTPTARGRGLGMGLLGTSLDLLTGLGADEVILYVDDNAPGDPERDRTAANALYDRAGFREVDRLFSFTRQPCPPVE is encoded by the coding sequence GTGGGGATCGCGGCGGCCGCGAGGCGGGTGTCGGTGCGGCCGTATGACGATGCGGCGGACCGGGAGGCGGTGCTCAGCTTGATCGCCGCTGATCGGTTGGTCGGTCAGCCTGTCGGCACGTCTGGCATGCTGACCGAGGCGCTGGCGGGCAGGTCTGCGGTGGATGCCGGCTGGTGGGCGGAGCTGGATCCGCCGGTCACGGACCTGGCGCAGGACGCGGCCGGGCAGGTGCTGGGTGTCGTCTCCTACGCCACGAGGGCATCGGACGGGGCGGGGCTGATCCTGTGGCTGCACTGCTGTGAGGACCACGGCGTCGCGCAAGCCCTCGTGGCCCATGTGCTGGGCCGGTTGGGGTCGCGGACGGTGTTCGCCTTCGAGTTCGCCTCCGCTTTGACCGCGGGCTTGGAGGGTCTGCCGGTGCGTCACCGTGCGGCGACCCAGGCGGCGCTGGAGGAGGCGGGGTTCGCCGGTCGGGATCTGTGGCGCTACATGCACCGACCGTTGCCAGCCGCCGATCTGCCGCGCGCCGCGCAGGTGCACGTGAGGGACTGCGAGGAACTGCCCGGCAAGCAGGTGGAGATTCGCGAAGGAGGCGAGGTGCTGGCGCAGGCCACCATCGGCCGGCCCGAGGCGGGGATCGGGGTGCTGTGGTGGATCAGCGTCACCCCCACCGCGCGCGGGCGCGGGCTCGGAATGGGCCTGCTGGGTACCTCGCTGGATCTGCTGACCGGGCTGGGGGCCGATGAGGTGATCCTCTACGTCGACGACAACGCTCCCGGCGATCCGGAGCGGGACCGCACCGCGGCCAACGCCCTCTACGACCGGGCCGGCTTCCGTGAGGTGGACCGGCTGTTCTCCTTCACCCGCCAGCCCTGCCCCCCAGTGGAGTAG
- a CDS encoding asparagine synthase-related protein, giving the protein MAGPAPVVDVEALALLLAPPAMLGEFVPRSPWKGLRRLPAQVPEPRTGPLPQAFARSVEELTAGADVLGVLVSGGLDSLAVLVHTLRAARGRRVVALTTDLTDDTGTSAAAVVRRLLAAMNLDAELHVLDPARDGCEPVWTPAGPRLDALPRINAAAAARAAEAGCHVLLSGDGADELLGVPRYATGAVAAQRGWRAAVRYAADIASSGPGLPGEVAAAASAVLPAGARARTYWAANWPAWCDPAAPAVLAEPYRSAATAWARTWVEEQIAQHAALRRSWAQADAMDALFPREAIPPADTVPEASPFLRPTLLVAALALPLGQRYHPALPTPYLRCKAQVVRLLPRSALPVLPRRKQYFKAALAHASVTGRNAPRCVAAGLLDPAALAVETDPAVLLVVAALERWLTGAEHALATRP; this is encoded by the coding sequence GTGGCCGGCCCCGCGCCGGTGGTGGATGTGGAGGCGCTGGCGCTGTTGCTGGCACCGCCGGCGATGCTGGGGGAGTTCGTGCCCCGCTCTCCGTGGAAGGGCCTGCGCCGCCTCCCCGCGCAGGTGCCCGAGCCCCGGACCGGCCCGCTGCCGCAGGCCTTCGCCCGCAGCGTCGAAGAGCTGACGGCAGGCGCCGACGTGCTGGGTGTGCTGGTCTCCGGCGGCCTGGACTCCCTGGCCGTCCTCGTACACACGCTGCGCGCCGCCCGTGGGCGGCGGGTGGTGGCGCTCACCACCGACCTCACCGATGACACCGGCACGAGCGCCGCGGCGGTGGTACGCCGACTGCTCGCCGCGATGAACTTGGACGCGGAGCTGCACGTCCTCGATCCGGCCCGGGACGGCTGTGAGCCGGTGTGGACGCCAGCCGGGCCCCGCCTGGACGCCCTGCCCCGGATCAACGCTGCCGCCGCCGCGCGTGCCGCCGAAGCCGGATGCCACGTCCTGTTGTCCGGCGACGGCGCGGACGAGTTGCTGGGCGTTCCGCGCTACGCCACCGGGGCGGTCGCCGCCCAGCGAGGCTGGCGGGCAGCCGTCCGCTACGCGGCCGACATCGCCTCCTCCGGACCTGGCCTGCCTGGGGAGGTGGCCGCCGCTGCCTCGGCCGTGCTGCCTGCCGGGGCGCGGGCGCGCACGTATTGGGCGGCGAACTGGCCCGCCTGGTGTGACCCCGCCGCACCAGCCGTGCTCGCGGAGCCCTACCGGTCGGCGGCCACCGCCTGGGCCCGGACGTGGGTGGAGGAGCAGATCGCCCAGCACGCCGCGCTCCGCCGGTCGTGGGCGCAGGCCGACGCCATGGACGCGCTCTTCCCCCGCGAGGCGATCCCGCCCGCCGACACCGTGCCCGAGGCATCCCCGTTCCTGCGCCCCACCCTCCTGGTCGCCGCCCTCGCCCTCCCGCTGGGCCAGCGCTACCACCCAGCCCTGCCCACGCCCTACCTGCGCTGCAAGGCCCAGGTGGTGCGGCTGCTGCCACGGTCCGCGCTGCCGGTGCTGCCCCGCCGCAAGCAGTACTTCAAGGCCGCGCTCGCCCACGCGTCCGTCACCGGCCGAAATGCGCCCCGTTGCGTCGCGGCCGGGCTGCTCGATCCCGCGGCGCTGGCCGTGGAGACCGATCCGGCGGTGCTGCTGGTCGTCGCCGCGCTCGAGCGGTGGCTGACCGGCGCCGAACACGCCCTGGCGACGCGCCCCTGA
- a CDS encoding DUF4265 domain-containing protein, with the protein MVNEVEKIKVWFRFVPREGWFPQDTEGLWATRLSPATARVQNVPFLQDGVAEGDVVRFESRADGSHWAVGRVSASGNCTIRVVPIPSGPLGRSAQAVHQRLATFRLGGEVFSDDFPMVAFTAPAGADFTGIKALLNRGQEEGWWHYEVGSGTDQWWHA; encoded by the coding sequence ATGGTGAACGAGGTCGAGAAGATCAAGGTGTGGTTCCGCTTCGTCCCCCGCGAGGGCTGGTTCCCGCAGGACACGGAGGGTCTGTGGGCGACGAGACTCAGCCCCGCCACTGCCCGAGTGCAAAATGTCCCGTTCCTTCAGGACGGCGTGGCCGAGGGCGACGTGGTGCGATTCGAGAGTAGAGCGGACGGGTCGCACTGGGCCGTCGGGCGGGTCAGCGCCTCCGGCAACTGCACGATCCGCGTGGTGCCCATCCCTTCAGGCCCCCTGGGGCGCAGCGCTCAGGCAGTGCACCAGCGCCTTGCAACGTTCCGCCTCGGCGGGGAAGTCTTCAGTGACGACTTCCCCATGGTGGCCTTCACCGCACCCGCGGGCGCGGACTTCACAGGGATCAAGGCACTCCTGAACCGGGGACAAGAAGAGGGCTGGTGGCACTACGAAGTCGGTTCCGGCACCGACCAGTGGTGGCACGCCTGA
- a CDS encoding class I SAM-dependent methyltransferase: MADECFRHPRLAAIHDRLDPDRSDLDAYLQMAEELRARRVLDIGCGTGVFPLLLAARGIQVTGIDPAQASIDVARAKPGSERVRWICGDATALPPLQVDLATMTANVAQEIVDPDTWHRTLRGAYEALRPGGHLAFETRDPARRAWQEWTREHSYHVAEIPGVGSVESWVDLIQVSLPLVTFRWTYVFAADGQVMTSNSTLRFRDRAEIERDLAAHGYEVEDVRGAPDRPGKEFVFLARRS, translated from the coding sequence ATGGCTGACGAGTGCTTCCGGCATCCACGGCTTGCCGCGATCCATGACCGGCTCGACCCCGACCGCAGCGACCTCGACGCCTACCTCCAGATGGCGGAAGAGCTCCGGGCACGCCGAGTGCTGGACATCGGTTGCGGGACCGGCGTATTCCCCCTCCTCCTGGCCGCCCGCGGGATCCAGGTCACCGGCATCGACCCCGCCCAAGCCTCCATCGACGTCGCTCGTGCCAAACCGGGCAGCGAACGCGTGCGCTGGATCTGCGGTGACGCGACAGCCCTCCCGCCACTGCAGGTCGACCTCGCGACGATGACGGCGAACGTCGCCCAGGAAATCGTTGACCCGGACACCTGGCACAGGACACTGCGAGGAGCCTACGAAGCGCTCAGGCCCGGAGGCCATCTGGCTTTCGAGACCCGTGATCCGGCCAGGCGCGCCTGGCAAGAGTGGACCCGCGAGCACTCCTACCACGTGGCGGAGATCCCGGGCGTCGGCTCCGTCGAGAGCTGGGTCGACCTGATCCAGGTGAGCCTTCCCCTGGTGACCTTCCGCTGGACCTACGTCTTCGCGGCGGACGGACAGGTCATGACCTCAAACTCCACACTGCGTTTTCGAGACCGAGCAGAGATTGAGAGGGACCTCGCCGCCCACGGCTACGAGGTGGAAGACGTGCGCGGTGCCCCTGACCGGCCAGGCAAAGAGTTCGTCTTCCTCGCACGACGCTCCTGA
- a CDS encoding VOC family protein, producing MAIQRMDSVGIVVEDMDAAIAFFVELGMELEGRAEVEGRFADQCTGLDGVRCDIAMLHTPDGHSRLELAKYRSPAAISAGPRNQPHNVVGTHRVMFAVDDIEDTVARLGTHGAELVGELARYEDSYRLCYVRGPEGIIVGLAEQLS from the coding sequence ATGGCGATCCAGCGGATGGACAGCGTCGGCATCGTGGTCGAAGACATGGACGCCGCCATCGCGTTCTTCGTGGAACTCGGTATGGAGCTGGAGGGCCGGGCTGAGGTCGAGGGCCGTTTCGCCGACCAGTGCACCGGGCTCGACGGTGTTCGCTGCGACATCGCGATGCTCCACACCCCGGACGGTCACAGCAGGCTCGAGCTGGCGAAGTACCGCAGCCCCGCAGCGATCAGCGCTGGGCCACGCAACCAGCCGCACAACGTCGTGGGCACGCACCGCGTCATGTTCGCCGTGGACGACATCGAGGACACTGTCGCCCGCCTGGGAACTCACGGCGCCGAACTTGTCGGCGAGCTGGCGCGGTACGAGGACAGCTACCGGCTCTGCTACGTCCGTGGCCCCGAGGGCATCATCGTCGGACTGGCCGAGCAACTCAGCTGA
- a CDS encoding IS630 family transposase, translating to MPGPKPLLLELSDHERRVLRGWLRKRTASQALVLRSRIVLACAEGRPNAQVADDLGISRETVRKWRSRFVADRLEGLVDLPRSGAPRKISDEQVEAMVARTLGQAPPSGDSHWSTRSMAQVEGMSQSAVSRIWRAFGLKPHIVETWKLSTDPQFVTKVRDVVGIYLSPPENALVLAVDEKSQIQALDRTQPVLPLAPTVPARMTHDYVRHGTTSLFAALDIVSGSVIAQHYRRHRAQEFLRFLKTIDAAVPKHLELHLVLDNYATHKTEAVKKWLLRHPRFHLHFTPTSASWLNLVERWFAELTSRKLRRSTHRSVIELERDIRGWINEWNKNPKPFIWTKTADEILETLAAYCTRTNDSGH from the coding sequence ATGCCTGGTCCGAAGCCGTTGCTGCTGGAGCTGTCTGATCACGAACGCCGTGTCCTGCGGGGCTGGTTGCGCAAACGGACGGCCTCGCAGGCTCTGGTGCTGCGGTCGAGGATCGTCCTGGCGTGTGCCGAGGGTCGACCGAACGCGCAGGTCGCGGATGACCTGGGGATCTCGCGGGAGACGGTGCGGAAGTGGCGCTCGAGGTTCGTCGCGGACCGGTTGGAGGGTCTGGTGGACCTTCCGCGTTCGGGGGCGCCCCGAAAAATCTCCGACGAGCAGGTCGAGGCCATGGTCGCCAGGACCCTTGGCCAGGCGCCGCCGTCGGGTGATTCGCACTGGTCGACGCGGTCGATGGCCCAGGTCGAGGGCATGTCGCAGTCGGCCGTCTCGCGGATCTGGCGGGCGTTCGGCCTCAAGCCGCACATCGTTGAGACGTGGAAGCTCTCGACCGACCCGCAGTTCGTCACCAAGGTCCGCGACGTGGTCGGCATCTACCTCTCGCCCCCGGAGAACGCCCTGGTCCTGGCGGTGGACGAGAAGTCGCAGATCCAGGCTCTGGACCGCACCCAGCCCGTGCTGCCCCTGGCGCCGACGGTCCCGGCGAGGATGACGCACGACTACGTCCGGCACGGCACCACCAGCCTGTTCGCCGCCCTGGACATCGTCTCCGGCTCGGTCATAGCCCAGCACTACCGACGCCACCGCGCCCAGGAGTTCCTCCGCTTCCTGAAGACCATCGACGCCGCCGTGCCCAAGCACCTCGAACTCCACCTGGTCCTGGACAACTACGCCACCCACAAGACCGAAGCGGTCAAGAAGTGGCTGCTGCGACACCCCCGCTTCCACCTGCACTTCACCCCCACCTCCGCCTCCTGGCTCAACCTCGTCGAGCGCTGGTTCGCCGAGCTGACCTCCCGCAAACTCCGCCGCTCGACCCACCGCAGCGTGATCGAACTCGAGCGGGACATCCGCGGCTGGATCAACGAGTGGAACAAGAACCCCAAGCCGTTCATCTGGACCAAGACCGCAGACGAGATCCTCGAAACCCTCGCCGCATACTGCACACGAACTAACGACTCAGGACACTAG
- a CDS encoding helix-turn-helix domain-containing protein, producing MTSELEGDGVAALLAEAKLAAAFDDPAERVRLRKAAGLSLEQVAKAVGVGRQTVANWEAGGMPSSPSRGKYLRLLEGLAQIHPAPAPTQEPHTAVQPQPASAPQAPAPQAPATESPAARQARAGHARHQNRRRTSSTEQVHAELREKIAAAVDQELTRAGGDADAAAGALVKRAIPDVMGLFARTRAQARYEHTAYPALPDILRKPSKSDPDLIWEARPSWRHPGFRRHPDGEVAVTALDVNAAYLSALKTWLPIGKLTHSVGGEHDRKRAGVHLITPPVWEHADLPSPLGDREEAGPVWVTEPTLRLLLRLAGPKHRLVEAPVIHESWTSNATETFLDSLRQVLAAARADALATGDDVTNTYVKAMYSKFVSTLGESSHNREIARPDWMHLIRSQAFANLWSRAHKAHQAGLTVLSALGTDELHLAGDWRQTWAEGRGLAEMKVKTDRDGQPVTYTVTAVGGGR from the coding sequence ATGACCAGTGAGCTTGAGGGAGACGGCGTCGCGGCCCTTCTGGCGGAGGCGAAGCTGGCGGCAGCGTTCGACGACCCGGCGGAGCGGGTGCGGTTGCGGAAGGCGGCGGGGCTGTCGCTTGAGCAGGTGGCGAAGGCCGTGGGGGTGGGGCGGCAGACGGTGGCGAACTGGGAGGCGGGCGGGATGCCGTCCTCGCCGTCGCGGGGGAAGTACCTGCGGCTCCTGGAGGGGCTCGCGCAGATCCACCCCGCCCCGGCCCCGACACAGGAGCCGCACACAGCCGTGCAGCCGCAGCCCGCCAGCGCCCCACAGGCGCCAGCCCCACAGGCGCCGGCTACGGAGAGCCCGGCGGCGCGTCAGGCGCGGGCCGGGCACGCCCGGCACCAGAACCGGCGCCGCACCAGCTCCACCGAGCAGGTCCACGCGGAGCTGCGGGAGAAGATCGCGGCAGCCGTGGACCAAGAGCTGACGCGGGCCGGTGGTGATGCGGACGCGGCGGCCGGTGCGCTGGTGAAGCGGGCCATCCCGGATGTGATGGGGTTGTTTGCGCGGACGCGGGCGCAGGCGCGGTATGAGCACACCGCCTATCCGGCGCTGCCGGACATCTTGCGTAAGCCGTCGAAGTCGGATCCGGATCTGATCTGGGAGGCGCGGCCGTCGTGGCGGCATCCGGGGTTTCGGCGTCATCCGGATGGTGAGGTGGCGGTGACGGCGCTGGATGTGAACGCGGCGTATTTGTCGGCGTTGAAGACGTGGCTGCCGATCGGGAAGCTCACCCACAGTGTGGGTGGGGAGCATGACCGTAAGCGGGCCGGGGTGCATCTGATCACGCCGCCCGTCTGGGAGCATGCGGATCTGCCGTCGCCGTTGGGAGATCGGGAGGAGGCGGGGCCGGTGTGGGTGACCGAGCCGACCCTGCGGCTCCTGCTGCGCCTTGCCGGTCCGAAGCACCGGCTGGTGGAGGCGCCGGTCATCCACGAGTCCTGGACCTCGAACGCGACCGAGACCTTCCTCGACAGCCTGCGCCAGGTCCTCGCCGCCGCCCGCGCCGACGCCCTCGCCACCGGGGACGACGTGACGAACACGTATGTGAAGGCGATGTACTCCAAGTTCGTCTCCACCCTGGGCGAGTCCTCCCACAACCGCGAGATCGCCCGCCCCGACTGGATGCACCTCATCCGCTCCCAAGCCTTCGCCAACCTGTGGTCCCGCGCGCACAAGGCCCACCAGGCCGGGCTGACCGTCTTGTCCGCGCTGGGCACCGACGAACTCCACCTCGCCGGAGACTGGCGGCAGACCTGGGCCGAGGGGCGGGGGCTGGCGGAGATGAAGGTGAAGACCGACCGCGACGGGCAGCCCGTCACCTACACCGTCACCGCTGTCGGCGGGGGGCGTTGA
- a CDS encoding transcriptional regulator, which produces MAGRWMNLGHYNAHGIPGADALGAGIERMVTGITSPADTERGIAARLRYLTASPAGYAAIERAGISVTPRTLFAWLAEERLPNRANQQRLDAAYWDLRRHNVAADLKRRLTSRGGTRIEIDPVDQTRVEPRHRRDLSVRRLTVRPRHWDVAVDAWLNDDAETLDAVWDEVIQDLGSEYDSYAFVSSIGWNA; this is translated from the coding sequence ATGGCCGGGCGGTGGATGAACCTCGGCCACTACAACGCCCACGGCATCCCCGGCGCCGACGCCCTCGGGGCCGGGATCGAGCGGATGGTCACCGGCATCACCTCCCCCGCCGACACCGAACGCGGCATCGCCGCCCGCCTGCGCTACCTCACCGCATCCCCCGCCGGCTACGCCGCCATAGAGCGCGCCGGGATCAGCGTCACGCCCCGGACGCTGTTCGCGTGGCTGGCCGAGGAACGCCTGCCCAACCGCGCCAACCAGCAGAGACTGGACGCCGCCTACTGGGACCTGCGGCGCCACAACGTCGCCGCCGACCTCAAACGCCGCCTCACCTCACGCGGCGGAACCCGCATCGAGATCGACCCCGTCGACCAGACCCGTGTCGAGCCCCGCCACCGCCGCGACCTGTCGGTCCGGCGGCTGACCGTGCGGCCCCGCCACTGGGACGTAGCAGTCGACGCCTGGCTCAACGACGACGCCGAGACGCTGGACGCGGTGTGGGACGAGGTCATCCAGGATCTTGGCAGTGAGTACGACTCGTATGCCTTCGTCTCCTCCATCGGCTGGAACGCCTGA
- a CDS encoding IS1182 family transposase — MARASNPSGTTAMWVRDHLDGLWNDRDFASWYPRDGRPGLSPAQLATVCVLQFLLNLSDRQAAEAVRCRIDFTYALALELDDPGFHHSVLTDFRDRLCEDDRADQLLSLSLERMREAGMVTERGRQRTDSTQVLAAARDLSRLELVLEAVRAALEEATQRAPDILDGLVDAEWATRYGRPVRLPSQPSHPATRLKQAGADARRLLERLPPHRRGPRAETLRQIVVQNFLLDARGGIRPRTEKDGQPKGAMRIVTPYDRETRRAIRGNTRWSGYLVHVTETCGTDDAQANLITDIATTRPTRDTEALPGIHTRLSDRRLLPRQHLLDGGYLSVSLLHRSLHDHQVELVGPVKASGAWQNKGQAGFNRDDFTIDFDQRKVTCPNGETSHIWLEPPAMAPYTVARFHPHQCDSCPDRPACTRGTAARTVNFLPRHLHELQAQNRADQQDSQWRRLYATRSGVEGTICEFINGHRARRSRYHGHRKTHVQHVLTGIAINIERLASRTTRHPHRPRGPTSFQQYLDARGLTWECWWRQGK, encoded by the coding sequence ATGGCGCGGGCCAGCAACCCCAGTGGCACCACGGCGATGTGGGTACGTGATCACCTCGACGGACTCTGGAACGACAGGGACTTCGCCTCCTGGTACCCGCGCGACGGCCGCCCCGGACTCTCCCCGGCCCAGCTCGCCACGGTCTGTGTCCTGCAGTTCCTGCTCAACCTCTCCGACCGGCAGGCGGCCGAGGCGGTCCGGTGTCGTATCGACTTCACGTACGCCCTGGCCCTGGAGCTGGATGACCCCGGGTTCCACCACAGTGTGCTGACGGACTTCCGTGATCGTCTGTGCGAGGACGACCGCGCGGACCAGCTCCTTTCCCTGTCGTTGGAGCGGATGCGGGAGGCCGGCATGGTCACTGAGCGCGGGAGGCAGCGCACCGACTCCACCCAGGTCCTGGCCGCCGCGCGGGACCTGTCCCGTCTGGAGCTGGTCCTCGAAGCAGTACGCGCGGCCCTGGAAGAAGCCACCCAACGGGCACCTGACATCCTCGACGGTCTGGTGGATGCGGAGTGGGCCACCCGCTACGGGCGTCCGGTCCGGCTCCCCAGCCAGCCCAGTCACCCTGCCACCCGGCTCAAGCAGGCGGGAGCCGACGCCCGGAGGCTCCTCGAGCGCCTACCGCCGCACCGGCGCGGTCCTCGCGCGGAAACGCTGCGACAGATCGTCGTGCAGAACTTCCTCCTCGACGCCCGTGGCGGGATACGCCCGCGCACCGAGAAGGACGGACAGCCCAAAGGCGCCATGCGGATCGTCACGCCCTACGACCGCGAGACCCGCCGGGCCATCCGGGGCAACACCCGCTGGAGCGGCTACCTGGTCCACGTCACCGAGACCTGCGGGACCGACGATGCACAGGCCAACCTGATCACGGACATCGCCACCACCAGGCCGACCCGGGACACCGAGGCCCTCCCCGGCATCCACACCCGACTGAGTGACCGCCGGCTACTGCCCCGGCAACACCTGCTCGACGGCGGCTACCTCTCCGTCTCGCTGCTGCACCGCTCCCTACACGACCACCAGGTCGAACTCGTCGGCCCGGTCAAGGCCAGCGGGGCCTGGCAGAACAAGGGACAGGCCGGCTTCAACCGCGACGACTTCACCATCGACTTCGACCAGCGCAAGGTCACCTGCCCCAACGGCGAGACCAGCCACATCTGGCTCGAGCCACCAGCCATGGCGCCCTACACCGTGGCCCGGTTCCACCCACACCAGTGCGACTCGTGCCCCGACCGGCCCGCCTGCACCCGTGGCACCGCCGCCCGCACCGTGAACTTCCTCCCCCGCCACCTGCACGAACTGCAAGCCCAGAACCGCGCGGACCAGCAAGACTCCCAGTGGAGAAGGCTCTACGCCACCCGGTCCGGAGTCGAAGGCACCATCTGCGAGTTCATCAACGGACACCGGGCCCGCCGCAGCCGCTACCACGGCCACCGCAAGACACACGTGCAGCACGTCCTGACCGGCATCGCCATCAACATTGAACGCCTCGCCTCACGCACTACCCGACACCCCCACCGCCCCCGAGGCCCCACGAGCTTTCAGCAGTACCTCGACGCACGCGGCCTGACCTGGGAGTGCTGGTGGCGACAAGGCAAATGA
- a CDS encoding transposase family protein, whose amino-acid sequence MVTYVATLDVPRHVVAYLSRLLAARRRRLGTPRGSRALGPFRQAVLVLRWFRERGCVHCLARDAGVSQATGYRYLHEGIDVLADQAPDLHEVLEHSQHDGMTHVILDGTLIETDRLTGVRDNGNDLWFSQKNKAFGGNVQFLAAPDGTPLWVSDAEPGSTPDITAARIHALPALYKAAADGLPTLADKGYLGSGISVLVPVRRPKGRSEQALDADTRTTNSLITGVRAPGERAAAELKQRWRTLQHVTISPSRIGDIARAALVLNKIWK is encoded by the coding sequence TTGGTCACCTATGTTGCCACGCTCGACGTCCCACGCCATGTCGTGGCGTACCTGTCCCGTCTGCTGGCCGCGCGCCGACGGCGACTTGGCACTCCGCGTGGCAGCCGCGCGCTCGGCCCGTTCCGCCAGGCCGTGCTGGTGCTGCGCTGGTTCCGCGAGCGCGGCTGCGTGCACTGCCTGGCCCGCGACGCCGGGGTCTCCCAGGCCACCGGCTACCGCTACCTGCACGAGGGCATCGACGTCCTCGCCGACCAGGCCCCGGACCTCCACGAGGTCCTGGAACACAGTCAGCACGACGGCATGACCCATGTGATCCTCGACGGCACGCTCATCGAAACGGACCGCCTCACCGGCGTCCGGGACAACGGCAACGACCTCTGGTTCAGCCAGAAGAACAAGGCGTTCGGCGGGAACGTCCAGTTCCTCGCAGCACCCGACGGCACCCCGCTGTGGGTCTCCGACGCCGAGCCAGGGTCCACCCCCGACATCACCGCCGCCCGCATCCACGCTCTGCCCGCGCTGTACAAGGCGGCAGCCGACGGCCTGCCCACGCTCGCCGACAAGGGCTACCTCGGCTCCGGAATCAGCGTCCTCGTCCCGGTCCGGCGCCCGAAGGGCCGGTCCGAACAGGCCCTGGACGCCGACACGCGCACCACGAACAGCCTGATCACAGGCGTCCGAGCCCCCGGCGAACGCGCCGCAGCCGAACTCAAGCAACGCTGGCGCACCCTGCAACACGTCACCATCAGCCCCAGCCGAATCGGCGACATCGCCCGCGCCGCCCTCGTCCTCAACAAGATCTGGAAATGA
- a CDS encoding HAD domain-containing protein, with protein MSSTTECPLLFLDVDGPLIPFGSSSGRLQDTATVASACGDQGNPSLRRLDPEIGSRLTALECHLVWATTWMEEANEVIAPRLGLSRLPVVECPASSADEGPRGLHWKTRHLVEWASGRPFIWVDDEISAMDRLWVDTSHSGPSLLHRVDPAKGLMDTDLAALADWLRLVIPRRAPR; from the coding sequence GTGTCAAGTACGACGGAGTGTCCCCTCCTCTTCCTTGACGTCGACGGTCCGCTGATCCCGTTCGGGTCGTCGTCCGGGCGCCTCCAGGACACGGCCACCGTGGCCTCGGCGTGTGGCGATCAAGGAAACCCCTCGCTGAGGCGACTCGATCCTGAGATCGGCTCTCGCCTCACTGCCCTGGAATGTCATCTCGTATGGGCTACGACCTGGATGGAGGAGGCGAACGAGGTCATCGCTCCGCGCCTCGGACTGTCGCGGCTGCCCGTGGTGGAGTGCCCGGCGTCCTCCGCCGACGAGGGCCCGCGCGGCTTGCACTGGAAGACCCGCCACCTCGTCGAGTGGGCCAGCGGTCGACCCTTCATATGGGTCGACGACGAGATCAGCGCCATGGACCGCCTATGGGTAGACACCAGTCACAGCGGTCCGTCATTGCTCCACCGCGTCGACCCGGCCAAGGGCCTGATGGACACCGACCTCGCCGCGCTCGCCGACTGGCTACGTCTCGTCATCCCGAGACGAGCACCGCGATAG